Proteins encoded in a region of the Plasmodium berghei ANKA genome assembly, chromosome: 1 genome:
- a CDS encoding polypyrimidine tract-binding protein, putative, with protein MNKRILPNGEDNNDNKSGVNRYIVNPDDQLGNENNSYNLNNPENEIKEENYIGGNNHDISNNMNCDEKDHLNFMIDNSNDHNNYTGLNIGSISNNNNNANFNNNNNNNILKCSISGDIDSFIGKHGIDNNRNKHSYYTNEGKKRKGSRYTMPFLKKEKNNVNNMLILKNIPSDIDEEDIKSLIKPFVNNKTPEITFNDEGVIIKLYDDDLQENIFNYFKNHPTQIKGSFFEIKLTKMNEDTSTKGILENHKNNNGNMNSGYANNEYNNNDLYDMRGTIEHFDRENSKDKLNDNDKRNTKYNKNECSKVILVSVVNMQYPVDMELIYYLFSKCGIVEKIITISKKTSIFQALVQLESIQVAKEAIKTLHNRNIYDGCNTLQIQYSFLKELIIKNNNSQAWDYTTPNPQKNKNNFSFQTSHGVLPTPTRNIKETELYKLLERKFKIVDFETKNTSKTPVLICYNIPKDYSDVNKLFNLFSVYGYVSRIKILREKPDSALIQYSNYLFSSLAQECLQHAKICQNILELHFSKIYDIKISYQDKNRDSYKAKFFSNHDQRYGISDQLKYVKGACKPTKTLFISNVSEEVTEECIIALFNKYDEINKFKSQPIKEGKKNFTATIEMNSEDTATKALMDLHNFQLKDRCMKVSFTKTKLP; from the exons ATGAATAAGAGAATTTTGCCAAATGGGGAAGacaataatgataataaatcGGGAGTTAATCGATATATTGTGAATCCTGATGATCAATTgggaaatgaaaataatagttataatttaaataatcccgaaaatgaaataaaagaagaaaacTATATTGGGGGAAATAACCATGATATTTCTAATAACATGAATTGTGATGAAAAAgatcatttaaattttatgatagATAATTCCAATgatcataataattatactGGTCTTAATATTGGATCAATTAGTAATAACAATAACAAtgcaaattttaataacaataataataacaatattttgaaatgtTCAATAAGCGGTGATATAGATAGTTTCATTGGGAAGCATGGAATTGATAATAATCGAAATAAACATTCATATTATACAAATGAAGGAAAGAAAAGGAAAGGAAGTAGATATACTATgccatttttaaaaaaagaaaaaaataatgttaacaatatgcttattttaaaaaatattccttCTGATATTGATGAAGAAGATATAAAATCTCTTATAAAACCATTTGTAAATAACAAAACTCCTGAAATAACATTTAATGATGAAggtgtaataataaaattatatgacGATGATTTacaagaaaatatttttaactatTTCAAAAACCATCCAACTCAAATAAAAGGatcattttttgaaataaaattaacaaaaatgaaTGAAGATACATCAACTAAAGGAATTTTAGagaatcataaaaataataatggaaatatgaatagtggatatgcaaataatgaatataataataacgaCCTTTATGATATGCGTGGGACGATTGAACATTTCGATAGGGAAAACTCAAAGGATAAgttaaatgataatgataaaagaaatactaaatataacaaaaatgaaTGTTCAAAAGTAATTTTAGTATCTGTTGTAAATATGCAATATCCTGTTGATATggaattaatttattatttatttagtaAATGTGGAATagttgaaaaaattattactatatcaaaaaaaacatcaATTTTTCAAGCTTTAGTGCAACTTGAATCGATTCAAGTAGCTAAAGAAGCAATCAAAACATTACataatagaaatatatatgatggATGTAATACTTTGCAAATTCagtattcatttttaaaagagcttataattaaaaataataattcgCAAGCATGGGACTATACTACACCAAATcctcaaaaaaataaaaataatttttcttttcaaaCATCTCATGGGGTTTTACCAACTCCAACAA GAAATATCAAAGAGACTGAATTATACAAATTGTTAgaaagaaaatttaaaattgtcGATTttgaaacaaaaaatacatCAAAAACTCCTGTCCTAATTTGCTATAATATTCCCAAGGATTATAGTGACGTAAATAAG CTATTTAACTTATTTAGTGTATATGGATATGTTTCaagaattaaaatattgCGTGAAAAGCCAGATTCAGCTCTTATTCAATATtcgaattatttattttcttcattgGCTCAAGAATGTTTACAACATGCAAAGATTTGCCAAAACATTTTGGAGTTacatttttctaaaatatatgatataaaaatttctTATCAGGATAAAAATAGAGATTCTTATAAGGCGAAATTTTTTAGTAACCATGATCAGCGATATGGG ATATCTGAccaattaaaatatgttaaagGAGCGTGCAAACCAACAAAaactttatttatatcgAATGTTAGTGAAGAGGTAACAGAAGAATGTATAATAGCTTTGTTCAACAAATATGATGAAATCAACAAGTTTAAATCTCAACCTATAAAAGAGGGCAAGAAAAATTTTACAGCAACTATTGAAATGAATTCAGAGGATACG gCAACAAAAGCTTTAATGGATCTTCACAACTTTCAACTTAAAGATCGTTGCATGAAAGTTTCATTTACAAAAACTAAACTGCCATGA